CCGGGCCGTCGCCTTTTTCTCCCGAAGTTACCACGGCCGCCGTAATAATCCGCTCTTCGCTCATCGCCAAGTGCGTTTTGTATCCGAAAAAAGAACTGTCAGCCGATTTGTGACCCGTTTTAGCGTCGGCATCTTTTGAAAAAACCATCTGCTCCCCGGTGTCTCTCACTGTTTCCTTCAAAAGATTCAGCTTCTCCTTTACAGCAGGAATCTCCCTGATAGAAGCTTCGTTTTCAATGCGTTTTTCGAGTTCTCTGCAATAATCCAATTCTTTGTTTAAATCATTTTCAATATTTTTTGAGGGCATTTTAGTTTTAAATTCTTCATCAAACTGATAAACGGTCTTGCGAAGCAGTTTTGAGCGCTCCCGCAATACTTCTATCGTTGAAAAAGGATTGCTCATCGACAAGGTGTGAGTGGCATCTACAATGATGGATCTGGATTTGATGATGCCTTTTTCAATCGCAATACTCACGGTTTTACCAATGAGCAAGCTTAAAAGATCACTATCTTTCAAACGCAGTTTTCTGAATTTTGTAAGGGAACTGGGATTGATTACATCTTCTTCCGGAGTCATATCCAAGAAATATTTAAAGGACATATCATACCGGGAACGCTCTACCACATCTACATCAGAAACTGTATAAATACTTTTTAAAAGCAGGTATTTAAACATCCGTACCGGACTTTCAGCATTGCGACCATTGTTTAAGCAGTATTTGCTCAAAAGCTCATCATAGATGAAAGAAAAATCAATCAGCTCATTAATTTTTCTAAGAAGGTTTTCCTTCGGTACAATTAAATCATACAAACCGGAATAGGCACTCAACGGAAGTTTTTCTTGCTGTATTAACATTTGCTTTGCTATTGAAATTTACATTGAAGATAAAAAAATAAGCAAAACTTTTAAAGTTTTGCTTATTTTTTTTAATGAAGTTTACTTTTTCAGTGCCCTCAAAAAGACAGTCTTTTTTTTTAGTAGATCTGAGCCCAACTCTATACCTGTATTGAGATTTAATAAAAACTTCTGAAAAAATGAAAAATAAAAACAAATGAAAGGTGAAAAAAAATTACTTACAGTTCCTTACCGTTTATTTCAGAAAACATATTTTTAAATGATCATCGCGTATAAAATCCTTTTACCGAAGGTCAATACTTTATTTTAGAAGGATTAAAATAAAGCCTAAATTTTAATTGAGGCTTTCTTATTTTAACATCATAGATATAAACTTAAATATTAAAATAAGAATGACCTGTTAATATAAAGAAAAGCACCATTTTAAAGACATCTTATTCCATTTTTAATCAAAAACAATTATAGATTTTATTAATCAAAATTCATTTGTTTGATAGATAAAATGTTTCTATATTTGTATCAGAAATTTAAATATAAAAACGAGAAAATTATGTCTTTAGTAGGAAAAAAATTCCCGAATGTAACGGTAGACGCAATGTCTGAAATGGGTGACGATTTAAGAATCAACATCTTTGAAGAAGCAACAACCAACCAGCAAAAGGTTATTTTGTTCTGGTATCCAAAAGACTTTACTTTTGTATGCCCGACTGAGCTTCATGCTTTTCAAGAAGCTTTAGGTGAATTCGAAAAAAGAAACACGAAAGTAATCGGTGCTTCTTGCGATACGAACGAAGTGCACTTCGCATGGTTGAACGTTTCAAAAGATAACGGAGGTATTGAAGGAGTTACTTACCCACTTTTAGCTGATACACACAGACAATTAGCTAACCTTTTAGGAATTGTAGATCAGGATTTCGAATACAACGAAGAAGGTGAAGAAGTTTTCACTGGTTCTAACGTAACATACAGAGCAACCTATCTGATCGACGAAACGGGGAAAATCTTCCACGAATCTGTAAACGATATGCCTCTTGGTAGAAACGTAAAAGAATATTTAAGATTAATCGATGCTTATACGCACGTTCAGAAGCATGGTGAAGTTTGCCCTGCAAACTGGGAAGAAGGTAAAGAAGCAATGAAAGCTGACAGAACTTCTACTGCTGAGTATTTAGCAAAAAATTAATCAAATTAATATAACAATGTAACAATCTAGCAATGTAACAATAATGTAGCAGGAAATGATATTGGTAAACTGTTGCATTGTTATATTGGTACATTGTTAAATTTTATTCTAAAATTTAACTTATGTATACAGAATTAACAGAAGATACTCTTCAAAATATAGTAAGCGATAACGAAAAAGTAGTTGTACAATACGGTGCTACATGGTGCGGAAACTGCAGAATCATGAAGCCTAAATTCAAAAAATTAGCATCTGAAAACGACAGTATTCCTTTCCTTTATGTGGATGCAGAAAAATTACCGGAAAGCAGAAAACTGGCTAAAGTGGACAACTTACCTACTTTTGCGATCTTTAAAAATGGTGAATTGGTGAATCAGGTTCAGTCTAACCAGGCGGAAAGTTTAATTAATTTATTTAACGAATTATAAGATGAAGTTACCCGTAATCAGACAGTTTTTCCAGAACCAGACTCCTGAAAACCTTGAAAAGACGTTAGAAGTTTTGGAAAGCTTTACAGAGTTCAGAGGAACAACAGAAGAGGATATGAATGTGGCCGGAGAGTTAATCACCAATATCTGCGGAGCTCTTGAAGTTCATGCCAACGTACAAAACGGAATGAGCGAGAAGGATGCTTTAAACTCATTTGCTCAAAAGGTTCTTGGATCAATTGATAAATAAATTTTTGATTAAAAAATTAAAAGATTTAATAATTAAAAATTTTTTACCCCATATAAAAAATAAAATCCCGATGAAAAGACATCAGGATTTTTTGGGTTTATAAAAATGAATGATAAAATTCTTCATTTTTCATTATTAATTCTTCATTAATAAAATTAGCTTCTTCTGCTCATTAAAATTCTTAAAATATACCAGAACAGCAACATAATAGAGGCAAAAAGTTGTAAAGAAGCTCCAACATACTGATCTGTTGTATAAGCATCTTTCAATTTGCTTGTTTGATATAAAATGGTTGCAGACGCTAAAATGACCATTCCTACAGAAAACCAAAGTCCAAGGTTGAATCCAAAGATTGCTCCTCCCACAATTAATCCCAACGCAATAAAACCGCCAATTACGATGATATTTCTAAGGAATGAAAAATCTTTTTTAGAGGTAAAAGCTACCACAGAAATCCCAGCAAACATTGCAATCGTTAACATAGCCGCCTGATAGATCACTACTCCGCCAGCTTGTGCAATAGCAATATAAATCAGAGGAAGGAAAATAATAGCTTCAATGAAAACATAGGCTCCTAACCCTAAATACTGAGTCGATCTACTTTGTGATAAAGACCATTTATTTGCCAGAATAGACGCCAGCCAAAAAGCCCCGATGATCAATAACCAAGTGTATTTTTGAGCAAACATCAATCCTATAATTTCAGCGGGTACAGTATTTATTAAAACTGTTTCCACCGCAATAAATGCAAGAATTGCTAAAGCAACATGCAAATAGGTTTTCTTGTAAAAATCCGCCTTTTCAACATCTTTGGCGTGCGCGACCAAAATATTTGTCATCATAGTTTATTGTTTTTTAATTATTTTACTTTATTCGTTTTTGCAGGTTTTATTCCTAATATTTTTCCGTCTTCTTCAAAAACTGCCGTAACAATTTCACTCGGTGTTTCCTCTTTATCATCAGCATATTTATACTGAATCATTGGATAGGTGCTTCCGTCTTTTAAAATCTTATAGCCTGACTTATAAATTTCAAGCTTTTTGTTAAATTTTATATCTGCCAAAAGCTTTTTATAGACGTTATCTGTCACAACCATTCTTGCTTTTTCAGATAATAATGCATCAGAAGCTTTTCTGTCTGCAACTTTTAAAGCTGTGATAAATTTTGAAAAATTAGCATCAAAAGAAGCGATTTTCTCTTTGCTTAATGCGTCAAATTTCATTTCTTTAGTTTCTCCGCTTTCAATTTTAATGCTTTTCACAGTTTGTGAGAATGCCCATTCAGCAATGAAAACGCTTAGAATCAGAAATAATTTTTTCATATGATTTTAGTGATTTGGTGAAATATTTTGTTGAAGATACAAAGAATTAAATAATTGCTAAAAATTTCATGGTATCGACATTGTCTGCATAAGTATCCAATCCCGGATTTTGTGCTTCGCCTAATTCGACAGACTTCAGACCTAATTCATTTTTAGCCACAATACACTGAATATTTTCTTCATTTTCGATAATAAAACTCTTCACTTCATCCAAAGAAGAATATCTGCTGAAATTAATTACCGAAAGCGGACTGAAAAGTTTATCATCTTCCTTCAGCATAACAAAATTATTATCCCAGAATTTTTCCTGATTTAAAAGGTAAACGGCTCGGTTATAATCATAATTGTTAGCATATTTATTATGATTGATGATCTCCTTAAAATCTAAAAAGTTTTCAAACAACCTGTCAATTACAAAATCTTCAGGAATAAATAATCTGGTTACATTTCTGCAACCCAGACCATAATACAGGAAAATATCTTTTGCTAACAATCTTAATTCTTCATCAGATTCATCACCTTTTAAAACGGCAACAGAAGTTCTGTTTTTTCTGATGATATTTAAACGGTCTTTAAAATAATATTCAAGGTAACGTGCTGTATTATTGCTGCCTGTAGCGATTACGGCATCAAAGTTTTCCAGTTTTTCAACAAATTCAAACTTAACATTTCCTTCAGAAAATTCGTTCCATTTTCTCAATAAAAACGGAATCATATAGCGATCTTTTGAGGACGACTTAATAACCGGAATATGATTGCTCAATACCACAGAAATAACGTCATGAAGACCTACCAGCGGAATATTTCCCGCCAAAATCAACCCTACTCTTTTAGAAATTTTAGAGATTGAGTAATTCGAGATCCAGTTTTTAATACGTTCTTCTGTTAAAAGATCTGCCCACTGCTGTAAAGCAAATCTTTGACTTTCAATAGTAAACCATTGATTTTCCACTTTAGACTTTTGTAAAAGAAGTTCAAAATCAACATCATCCTGATTATAATCGGCTTCATTTTTCGCTAAAAAGTCCTTGATATAATTGCTAAGCCTTGTAAGTCCTAAAACTTGATTTTCAATATTCATAATTACTTTTAAATTGGGGAATATTTTGTAATTTTGTGCAAATTTAAAAAAAATTAGCGATGGCTATTAAAATAACTGATGAATGCATTAATTGCGGAGCCTGTGAACCGGAATGCCCAAACAATGCAATTTATGAAGGAGCGGTAGATTGGAAAGCTTCAGAAGGTACCGAACTTTCAGGTACTGTAACATTGCCTTCAGGCCTTACAGTGGATGCGGATGCACCACAGGAGCCGGTGAGTGATGATGTTTATTTTATTGTAACAGATAAATGTACAGAATGTAAAGGCTTTCATGAAGAGCCACAGTGTGCGGCCGTTTGCCCGGTAGACTGCTGTGTTCCGGATGAAGACCATGTAGAATCTGATGAAGCGCTGCTAAATAAAAAAGCATTCTTGCACGGAGAATAAAAAACTGCCGTCTCATACATTATGAGGCGGTTTTTTGTATATAAAAAGTCATAAATTTCAAATAAGAATCTAAAAATGAAGCTGTAAGGGCAAAATGTTTTTACAGAAAATCCAAAAATTAAAAATATGAGCAAAAAGCACAACTTTAGCGCGGGACCATGTATTTTACCTCAGGAAGTATTCGAAAAATCGGCTGAGGCGATCTTAAATTTCAACGGAATCGGTTTATCTCTTCTTGAAATTTCCCACAGAAGCAAGGATTTTGTAGCAGTAATGGACGAAGCACGCGCGATTGTGAAAAGATTGATGAATCTGGGCGATGATTACGAAGTTTTATATTTAGGAGGTGGTGCTAGCCTGCAGTTTGCGATGGTTCCTTACAATTTGATGAAAGTTGGTGGGAAAGCAGCTTATCTTGATACAGGAACCTGGGCTGCCGGAGCGATTAAAGAAGCTAAAAAAGTAGGAACGGTAGATGTTGTAGGCTCTTCAAAAGAAGAAAATTATTCTTTTGTTCCAAAGGATTATACGGTAGGTGCAGAATACGATTATTTCCACTGTACGTCAAATAATACGATCTACGGAACTCAAATGAAATCTTTCCCAGAAGTTGATACTTTGATGGTTTGTGACATGAGTTCTGATATTTTCTCAAGACAATTGGATTTCTCTAAATTTGATCTAATCTACGCCGGAGCTCAGAAAAACATGGGGCCTGCAGGGGTGACTTTAGTCGTTATCAAAAAAGAAATTCTAGGTAAAACAGGAAGAGAAAATATGTTCTCAATCTTAGATTATTCTCAGCATATTGCTAAAGAATCGATGTACAATACGCCACCGGTTTTCCCTGTTTATGCGTCTTTACTGACTCTTCAAAACTTAGAGAACAACGGGGGAATTGCTGCTGCTGAAGCCAGAAATGAAGCAAAAGCAAAACTTTTATACGATGAGATTGACAGCAATCCTTTATTTGAAACATTCTGTGTTGAAGAAGATCGTTCGTTAATGAATGTTTCTTTCAAATTGACTGACGAAAGTAAAAAAGAGGCTTTCGACAATGCGTGGAAAGCTGCTAATATAAGTGGTTTGAACGGCCACAGAAGTTTAGGAGGATATAGAGCGAGCTTATATAACGCGCTGCCTATCGAAAGCGTACAGGTTTTGGTGGATGTAATGAAATCAATAAAATAATTAAATATATAATAATCAATTGTTTAACTATTATTGAGTATTAGTTTAATTTTTCTTAATTTGCGCAACTATTTAATTTTTTAATCAATTCACTTTTTAAAAAATTTAAATTAAATAAAAAACGATGAAAGTTTTAGCTAACGACGGAATTTCTAAAGCAGGAGAACAGGCATTAAAAGATGCGGGAATTGAAGTTCTGGACAACAGGGTTGCTCAGGATCATGTCATCAATTTCATCAACGAAAACAATGTAGATGTTCTTTTGGTAAGAAGTGCTACGAAAGTAAAGCAAAACCTGATTGATGCCTGCCCCGGTCTTAAAATCATAGGAAGAGGCGGTATCGGAATGGATAATATAGACGTTGAATATGCTATTGATAAAGGAAAATATGTAATCAATACGCCGACTGCTTCCTCAAAATCGGTTGCAGAATTGGTTTTCGGACATTTCTTTTCTCTGGCTAGATTTCTTCACGAATCAAACAGATTAATGCCTTTGGAAGGGGAAACTCATTTCAATGCCATGAAGAAATCGTTCAGCAACGCGTATGAACTTTCAGGGAAAACCTTAGGAGTTATTGGCTTTGGAAGTATTGGGCAGGAGGTAATCAAAATAGGAATTTCTTTGGGAATGAAGGTTAAGGTATTAACCAGAAAACCCAGAACAGAAGTCCTTACACTAAGTTTCTTCGACGGACAGTCGCTGAACTTTGAAATTACTTCTACCAACGATACCGATGCATTTTTAAAAGATGTAGATTTTATAAGCATTAATACTCCTGAGACGAATGAATATGTAATAGACACGCCCCAGTTTGAAAAAATGAAAGACGGAGTCTACCTCGTAAATACTGCAAGAGGCGGTGTGATGAACGAAGTTGCTCTGATTGATTTTATTGAGTCAGGAAAAGTAGCGGGAGCCGCTCTGGATGTTTTTGAAAACGAGCCGAATCCGGAGCTTCCATTGCTAATGAACCCTGCGCTGTCGCTTTCTCCGCACATTGGAGGAAATACAGTAGATGCTCAGGACAAAATCGGAGTTGAACTTGCAGAACAAATTATTAAGTTAAAAGAAACTATAAACTAAAATATGCCTGTTTTTAAACCTTTTCGTGGAATAAGACCTCATAAAGATCATGAGAGCACCTTCCCTACTCACCCTTTGGATAATTTTACCCAAGAGCAGATAGCGGAGAAAGCTCAAGTGGAAAATACTTACATCAATATGATAAAGCCTTATGTTGTAAGTAAATCTAAAGATATTGATAGGAATTTAAGAAAAATCCGTTCTACATTTGAAGAATTAATGGAAGAGAAAAAACTCGTCCAGGACAGTTCTGCCTATTATCTATATGAGCAAATATACCCGAACAAACAGGTTTTCAGAGGGCTTCTTGGGTTAGCAAGCATTGAAGATTTCTGGAATGGGAAGATCAAGAGACACGAAAGTACCATTCCTCAGAAAAAGGAAAAACTGGCACATTATCTTGAAAAGGTAAACCTTCAGGCAGATCCTGTGTTACTTACCTACCCTTCCAATTCTAAGATCGAATTGCTGATGAACCATGAGGAGAAAAACGTTCCTATTTTCAATCATGTAGACAGCATCGGAATCAGACATAAAATCTGGAGAATTGATAACCGTCTGAAACTTCAGCAGTTTAAGGAAGTGATAGACCAGATCGATTCTTTCTACATTGCCGATGGACACCACAGAATTGGTTCTACCGCATTGAATGCCAAACATCAGAAAGACAAAAATAAGAGACATAACGGAACGGAACTTTACAATTTTGTATATAGTTTTATCGTTTCCAACCAATCGATTAAAATTCACGATTATAACAGAATTGTGAGTGATATCAACGGGTTGTCGACTGAAGAATTTTTGAAGGAATTGGAACAGTATTTCCTAATTCACGAAAAAGATCAGA
The sequence above is a segment of the Chryseobacterium sp. MYb264 genome. Coding sequences within it:
- a CDS encoding IS1182 family transposase, which gives rise to MLIQQEKLPLSAYSGLYDLIVPKENLLRKINELIDFSFIYDELLSKYCLNNGRNAESPVRMFKYLLLKSIYTVSDVDVVERSRYDMSFKYFLDMTPEEDVINPSSLTKFRKLRLKDSDLLSLLIGKTVSIAIEKGIIKSRSIIVDATHTLSMSNPFSTIEVLRERSKLLRKTVYQFDEEFKTKMPSKNIENDLNKELDYCRELEKRIENEASIREIPAVKEKLNLLKETVRDTGEQMVFSKDADAKTGHKSADSSFFGYKTHLAMSEERIITAAVVTSGEKGDGPELPKLLQMSQDNGMEVDAIIGDAAYSGKENLKIAGEQNIKIVARLNPSITQGFRKDEDRFDYNKDADRFVCPAGHLAIRKARGGKKHVGGNQVDTYYFDIEKCKVCPLKEGCYKEGAKSKTYSVSIKSDLHKEQMIFQESDYYKEKSKHRYKIEAKNSELKNVHGYDRAIANGIENMQMQGAMAIFTVNLKRILKLI
- a CDS encoding peroxiredoxin, coding for MSLVGKKFPNVTVDAMSEMGDDLRINIFEEATTNQQKVILFWYPKDFTFVCPTELHAFQEALGEFEKRNTKVIGASCDTNEVHFAWLNVSKDNGGIEGVTYPLLADTHRQLANLLGIVDQDFEYNEEGEEVFTGSNVTYRATYLIDETGKIFHESVNDMPLGRNVKEYLRLIDAYTHVQKHGEVCPANWEEGKEAMKADRTSTAEYLAKN
- a CDS encoding thioredoxin family protein; translated protein: MYTELTEDTLQNIVSDNEKVVVQYGATWCGNCRIMKPKFKKLASENDSIPFLYVDAEKLPESRKLAKVDNLPTFAIFKNGELVNQVQSNQAESLINLFNEL
- a CDS encoding DUF6952 family protein — its product is MKLPVIRQFFQNQTPENLEKTLEVLESFTEFRGTTEEDMNVAGELITNICGALEVHANVQNGMSEKDALNSFAQKVLGSIDK
- a CDS encoding Bax inhibitor-1/YccA family protein; translation: MMTNILVAHAKDVEKADFYKKTYLHVALAILAFIAVETVLINTVPAEIIGLMFAQKYTWLLIIGAFWLASILANKWSLSQSRSTQYLGLGAYVFIEAIIFLPLIYIAIAQAGGVVIYQAAMLTIAMFAGISVVAFTSKKDFSFLRNIIVIGGFIALGLIVGGAIFGFNLGLWFSVGMVILASATILYQTSKLKDAYTTDQYVGASLQLFASIMLLFWYILRILMSRRS
- a CDS encoding peptidylprolyl isomerase; its protein translation is MKKLFLILSVFIAEWAFSQTVKSIKIESGETKEMKFDALSKEKIASFDANFSKFITALKVADRKASDALLSEKARMVVTDNVYKKLLADIKFNKKLEIYKSGYKILKDGSTYPMIQYKYADDKEETPSEIVTAVFEEDGKILGIKPAKTNKVK
- a CDS encoding acyl-CoA reductase, with the translated sequence MNIENQVLGLTRLSNYIKDFLAKNEADYNQDDVDFELLLQKSKVENQWFTIESQRFALQQWADLLTEERIKNWISNYSISKISKRVGLILAGNIPLVGLHDVISVVLSNHIPVIKSSSKDRYMIPFLLRKWNEFSEGNVKFEFVEKLENFDAVIATGSNNTARYLEYYFKDRLNIIRKNRTSVAVLKGDESDEELRLLAKDIFLYYGLGCRNVTRLFIPEDFVIDRLFENFLDFKEIINHNKYANNYDYNRAVYLLNQEKFWDNNFVMLKEDDKLFSPLSVINFSRYSSLDEVKSFIIENEENIQCIVAKNELGLKSVELGEAQNPGLDTYADNVDTMKFLAII
- a CDS encoding 4Fe-4S binding protein — its product is MAIKITDECINCGACEPECPNNAIYEGAVDWKASEGTELSGTVTLPSGLTVDADAPQEPVSDDVYFIVTDKCTECKGFHEEPQCAAVCPVDCCVPDEDHVESDEALLNKKAFLHGE
- the serC gene encoding 3-phosphoserine/phosphohydroxythreonine transaminase; translated protein: MSKKHNFSAGPCILPQEVFEKSAEAILNFNGIGLSLLEISHRSKDFVAVMDEARAIVKRLMNLGDDYEVLYLGGGASLQFAMVPYNLMKVGGKAAYLDTGTWAAGAIKEAKKVGTVDVVGSSKEENYSFVPKDYTVGAEYDYFHCTSNNTIYGTQMKSFPEVDTLMVCDMSSDIFSRQLDFSKFDLIYAGAQKNMGPAGVTLVVIKKEILGKTGRENMFSILDYSQHIAKESMYNTPPVFPVYASLLTLQNLENNGGIAAAEARNEAKAKLLYDEIDSNPLFETFCVEEDRSLMNVSFKLTDESKKEAFDNAWKAANISGLNGHRSLGGYRASLYNALPIESVQVLVDVMKSIK
- a CDS encoding D-2-hydroxyacid dehydrogenase — encoded protein: MKVLANDGISKAGEQALKDAGIEVLDNRVAQDHVINFINENNVDVLLVRSATKVKQNLIDACPGLKIIGRGGIGMDNIDVEYAIDKGKYVINTPTASSKSVAELVFGHFFSLARFLHESNRLMPLEGETHFNAMKKSFSNAYELSGKTLGVIGFGSIGQEVIKIGISLGMKVKVLTRKPRTEVLTLSFFDGQSLNFEITSTNDTDAFLKDVDFISINTPETNEYVIDTPQFEKMKDGVYLVNTARGGVMNEVALIDFIESGKVAGAALDVFENEPNPELPLLMNPALSLSPHIGGNTVDAQDKIGVELAEQIIKLKETIN
- a CDS encoding DUF1015 domain-containing protein: MPVFKPFRGIRPHKDHESTFPTHPLDNFTQEQIAEKAQVENTYINMIKPYVVSKSKDIDRNLRKIRSTFEELMEEKKLVQDSSAYYLYEQIYPNKQVFRGLLGLASIEDFWNGKIKRHESTIPQKKEKLAHYLEKVNLQADPVLLTYPSNSKIELLMNHEEKNVPIFNHVDSIGIRHKIWRIDNRLKLQQFKEVIDQIDSFYIADGHHRIGSTALNAKHQKDKNKRHNGTELYNFVYSFIVSNQSIKIHDYNRIVSDINGLSTEEFLKELEQYFLIHEKDQSAYYPSQKFHISMYLDGKFYSLHVKHDLRSAEMSLDNVDHHLLDKYIFKNILKIEDSDSSDKISYVKGTSNIEGINILKEKVDAGEGKVGFGIYPVSFNDMIKISDLKLSMPPKCTFIEPKLVTALLMYDMKP